A single genomic interval of Terriglobus albidus harbors:
- the hmgA gene encoding homogentisate 1,2-dioxygenase, producing MTVGVLYQSGFGNEFVSEAVPGALPLGQNAPQKHPLGLYTEQLSGTPFTAPRSQNRRTWTYRIRPSVTHQPYEEIPSRLIRSGPFTEIPTPPNQLRWDPLPIPEEPTDFVDGIVTLGGNGDPAMQTGVAIHLYAANRSMNDRFFYSADGESLVVPQLGTLRLHTELGILETAPGEICVIPRGIKFRVELIDGQARGYLCENYGQTFRLPDLGPIGANGLANARDFQAPTAAFENLDGEFHITAKFLGRLWTAQIDHSPLDVVAWHGNYAPYKYDLARFNCINTVSFDHPDPSIYTVLSSPSAIPGTANCDFAIFPPRWLVAEHSFRPPWFHRNFMNEFMGLIVGAYDAKAEGFLPGGASLHNCMAGHGPDAETFERASSAELKPQYLDNTLAFMFETQLVVRPTEFAMHTRILQHEYFECWQGLRKHFQAEVSPNGRPKPSGEKLKFTTR from the coding sequence ATGACGGTTGGCGTCCTGTATCAGTCCGGCTTCGGCAATGAATTTGTGTCGGAGGCTGTCCCCGGAGCGTTGCCTCTTGGCCAGAATGCTCCGCAGAAACATCCTTTAGGTCTCTATACTGAGCAGCTCAGCGGAACGCCTTTTACCGCGCCGCGATCTCAGAATCGCCGTACTTGGACCTATCGCATACGTCCATCGGTGACTCACCAGCCATACGAAGAGATTCCCTCACGCCTTATCCGGAGTGGCCCGTTTACTGAGATCCCGACCCCACCCAATCAGTTGCGGTGGGACCCGTTGCCAATCCCCGAGGAGCCCACAGATTTTGTGGACGGCATCGTTACGTTAGGCGGGAATGGCGATCCTGCCATGCAGACCGGAGTCGCGATTCATCTCTATGCCGCGAACCGATCCATGAACGATAGATTCTTCTACAGTGCCGATGGAGAGTCCCTCGTCGTTCCCCAGCTAGGCACACTGCGTCTCCACACCGAATTGGGCATTTTAGAAACGGCGCCTGGTGAGATCTGCGTGATCCCTCGCGGAATCAAATTCCGTGTTGAATTGATCGATGGGCAGGCACGAGGGTATCTCTGTGAGAACTACGGCCAGACCTTTCGTCTGCCGGACCTGGGGCCCATCGGAGCGAATGGATTAGCAAACGCGCGAGATTTCCAGGCGCCGACAGCGGCCTTTGAAAACCTCGATGGAGAATTTCATATCACAGCGAAATTCCTCGGCCGGCTCTGGACCGCACAGATCGACCACTCGCCCTTAGATGTCGTTGCCTGGCACGGTAACTATGCGCCGTACAAATATGATCTTGCGCGCTTCAATTGCATCAACACGGTTTCGTTTGACCATCCCGATCCTTCGATCTATACCGTCTTGAGTTCTCCGTCAGCGATACCTGGTACCGCAAACTGTGACTTCGCGATCTTCCCCCCGCGCTGGCTTGTGGCTGAACACAGCTTCCGGCCTCCCTGGTTCCATCGAAACTTTATGAATGAATTTATGGGGTTGATCGTGGGGGCCTATGACGCGAAGGCCGAGGGCTTTCTTCCGGGAGGAGCCAGCTTACACAACTGCATGGCCGGTCATGGACCTGATGCCGAAACCTTCGAACGGGCTAGTTCCGCTGAACTGAAACCACAGTATCTCGACAACACTCTGGCCTTTATGTTCGAGACGCAACTGGTCGTGCGGCCTACTGAGTTCGCAATGCATACTCGCATCCTTCAGCATGAATATTTCGAATGCTGGCAGGGGCTCAGAAAGCATTTTCAGGCTGAAGTCTCGCCGAATGGAAGGCCTAAGCCCTCCGGCGAGAAGCTGAAATTCACGACCCGATGA
- the fahA gene encoding fumarylacetoacetase: MAIASRSWISSANDPESDFPIQNLPYGVFLYRETAHIGVAIGDQILDLYACADQGFLSILSKEVAAACKARTLNPLMSLGPEAWSALRRQLMTLLDEGYEKKSDVEPLLLSRKDAVMRPPADIGDYTDFYASIYHATRVGRLFRPDNPLLPNYKYVPIGYHGRVSSIVISGADIRRPCGQIKPPAAEAPVFGPSKSLDYELEVGILVGTGNPLGHSIPIDKAEEHIFGLCLVNDWSARDIQSWEYQPLGPFLAKNFATTISPWIVPLEALSPYRVPSFERPANDPAPLPYLASSSRDRDGIDLTLEVYLQSEAMRQQQMQAMMLSRGNLRDLYWTIGQLVTHHTCNGCNLRPGDLLATGTISGPEAGSEGCLLEKRHNPEPLRLPTGEIRTFLEDGDEITFRAYTQKSGLPRIGFGDCTGRVVALEAC; encoded by the coding sequence ATGGCTATAGCAAGCAGGAGCTGGATATCGTCGGCCAATGATCCTGAGTCGGATTTCCCCATCCAGAACTTGCCCTACGGTGTGTTTCTTTATCGCGAGACGGCTCACATCGGTGTTGCTATTGGAGATCAGATCCTTGATCTTTATGCCTGCGCCGATCAAGGTTTCCTTTCCATTCTCTCAAAGGAAGTAGCCGCTGCTTGTAAGGCTCGTACCTTGAATCCATTGATGTCTCTCGGGCCGGAGGCTTGGTCTGCTTTGAGGCGACAACTCATGACACTGCTCGATGAGGGTTATGAGAAGAAGAGCGATGTCGAACCGCTACTCCTTTCGAGGAAGGATGCGGTCATGAGACCGCCGGCGGATATCGGAGACTATACGGATTTCTATGCATCGATTTATCACGCAACCCGCGTCGGACGTCTCTTCCGTCCGGACAATCCATTACTGCCGAACTACAAGTATGTTCCCATCGGCTATCACGGCCGCGTATCTTCCATCGTGATCAGCGGTGCGGATATTCGCCGTCCGTGTGGGCAGATAAAGCCTCCTGCGGCCGAAGCCCCGGTCTTTGGACCGTCGAAGTCCCTCGATTACGAACTGGAAGTCGGCATCCTGGTGGGTACCGGGAATCCACTGGGGCACAGTATCCCGATCGATAAGGCCGAAGAGCACATCTTTGGTTTATGCCTTGTCAACGATTGGTCGGCGCGCGATATACAGTCCTGGGAGTATCAGCCCCTAGGCCCATTTCTCGCCAAGAACTTTGCGACGACGATCTCTCCCTGGATTGTGCCTCTCGAAGCTCTCTCCCCATATCGCGTTCCTTCCTTCGAGCGTCCGGCAAATGATCCAGCTCCGCTACCCTATCTCGCTTCATCCTCTCGCGACAGAGACGGCATCGATCTGACGCTGGAGGTCTATCTCCAATCCGAAGCAATGCGGCAGCAACAGATGCAGGCCATGATGCTCAGTCGCGGTAACCTGCGTGACCTTTACTGGACCATCGGTCAACTCGTGACGCATCACACCTGCAACGGCTGCAACCTACGTCCGGGTGATCTGCTTGCCACAGGAACGATCTCCGGGCCGGAGGCAGGTTCCGAAGGATGTCTCCTGGAAAAGCGACATAATCCCGAACCCCTGCGCTTGCCTACCGGAGAAATTCGAACCTTCCTTGAGGATGGCGATGAGATTACCTTCCGTGCCTATACCCAGAAATCAGGGCTGCCAAGAATTGGCTTTGGTGATTGCACAGGCAGGGTAGTCGCTCTTGAAGCTTGTTAG
- a CDS encoding DUF1697 domain-containing protein encodes MALVIFLRGVNVGGHRTFRPSILAENLRQYDVVNVGTAGTFVVRKPGSRTKLRAELLRMLPFDTQVMFCDGADLIRMEDENPFEITPPPRDIVRFMSVLSKSGRRTTSLPCALPASGEWFVRIMASEGRFVFGEYRRSMKTIGYLSQIDELFGATAATRSWNTIMAVIRILKAKA; translated from the coding sequence GTGGCTCTCGTTATCTTTCTTCGGGGCGTTAATGTCGGCGGCCATAGAACATTTCGCCCAAGCATATTGGCGGAGAACCTCCGCCAATATGATGTCGTGAATGTAGGTACTGCAGGCACATTCGTCGTTCGAAAACCGGGATCTCGGACCAAACTTCGCGCTGAGTTGCTCCGAATGCTTCCTTTCGACACGCAGGTAATGTTCTGCGACGGCGCTGATCTTATACGCATGGAGGACGAAAATCCTTTTGAGATCACTCCACCGCCCCGCGATATCGTCCGCTTCATGAGTGTCCTCTCGAAGTCGGGCCGCCGCACGACCTCTCTTCCATGCGCTCTTCCTGCAAGCGGAGAGTGGTTCGTACGCATCATGGCCTCCGAGGGACGATTTGTTTTCGGAGAGTATCGACGTAGCATGAAGACAATCGGTTACCTCAGCCAGATTGACGAACTGTTCGGGGCGACCGCAGCAACTCGTAGTTGGAATACGATCATGGCAGTCATACGAATCTTAAAGGCGAAAGCCTGA
- a CDS encoding antibiotic biosynthesis monooxygenase family protein yields MIARHWRGWTTAKKADAYESHLKGKILPALSEIPGYKGGYVLRRETTDEVEFVVINLFDSLEAVQIFAGPDYTAAKFEPEARQLLSRVESVALHYEICASTV; encoded by the coding sequence ATGATCGCGCGTCATTGGCGGGGATGGACAACAGCTAAAAAGGCAGACGCTTATGAGAGCCATCTAAAAGGAAAGATTCTTCCTGCGCTCAGCGAAATTCCTGGTTACAAAGGCGGGTATGTCCTTCGTAGAGAGACGACTGACGAAGTCGAATTTGTTGTCATCAACCTGTTTGACTCTCTCGAAGCTGTCCAGATTTTTGCCGGGCCCGACTATACTGCCGCCAAATTTGAGCCAGAGGCAAGGCAGCTGTTGTCCAGAGTGGAGTCGGTCGCTCTTCACTATGAGATATGCGCGAGCACGGTCTGA
- a CDS encoding PAS domain S-box protein, with translation MPIQNQRAVHAQAFSRLALLLAIPIAIGLVMWLVARFADRRAQLVEHTLQVEVSLERLTSAIDTAEESGRGYLLTGEDKFLEDYNVDLDDLRKEISTIADLTADNPAQQKNVLKLREELEARISIYQSSIDEYLKRRSDPASMKSQIDQQRELLATSKGVIREMEREEQRLLSSRESALTKARSDFLGILVIGYAVIVLIVTSLYFSVRRHSLQSAVAAARLSRLNAELDDRVRERTALLKTREDLLNTFVRYVPAAVAMLDRDMRYVQVSDRWALEYRMDRSQFEGNSHYDLFPDIPDRWKEVHRRCLAGETMRSEEDRWVHQDGQVSWLRWEIRPWGGQDHKPAGILIFTEDITARKELEESLRESEETVRTLLDTAAQAIIAIDSDGTIVLANRQAGKMFGYGQGELIGRQLETLVPVRLRHLHQSRRQDFNMYPASRVMGSDLDLLGLRKDGAEFPIEVSLSGVHTKRGLLAVSFVSDITARKTAESALRESEQRLRALAARLLSAQEEDRRNLARELHDDITQQLALLSIELGRLGTEFPEEALHRKRIEALQQQASRVSSEVRRISHGLHPSVITDFGLSIALEEFCGEFERGHGITVVFDGLVEDSCLTDTEAACLYRIAQESLRNALIHGQAKKIWVTLQAAGDMFELKVQDNGVGFSVESRRSRAGLGILGMTERIRLVNGTLDITSRPGHGTSVTATVPLHGDWRHESQNSSRR, from the coding sequence ATGCCGATCCAGAACCAACGAGCCGTTCACGCTCAGGCGTTTAGCCGTTTGGCGCTCTTGTTGGCGATTCCGATTGCCATCGGACTCGTGATGTGGCTCGTTGCCCGATTTGCGGATCGTCGGGCCCAGTTGGTCGAACACACACTCCAGGTAGAGGTCTCGCTTGAGAGACTGACTTCTGCAATTGATACGGCGGAAGAAAGCGGGCGTGGATACCTGCTCACAGGCGAAGACAAATTCCTCGAAGACTACAACGTGGATCTGGATGACCTGCGGAAAGAGATCTCTACCATTGCTGATCTCACCGCCGATAACCCCGCGCAACAGAAGAACGTTTTGAAGCTTCGGGAGGAACTCGAAGCGCGGATTTCGATCTACCAATCCTCAATTGACGAATATTTGAAGCGCAGAAGCGATCCCGCATCCATGAAATCTCAGATCGATCAGCAGCGTGAACTGTTGGCGACGAGCAAAGGCGTGATCCGGGAGATGGAGCGTGAGGAACAGCGCCTGCTTAGCTCTCGGGAAAGTGCGCTCACAAAGGCGCGCTCCGACTTTCTCGGCATCCTGGTGATCGGGTATGCGGTCATTGTGTTGATCGTCACTTCGTTGTACTTCAGCGTCAGGCGGCATAGTCTGCAATCGGCTGTAGCCGCGGCGCGGCTCTCCCGGCTCAATGCTGAACTTGACGACCGGGTGCGTGAGCGGACCGCTCTTCTGAAAACGCGTGAGGATCTGCTCAATACCTTCGTGCGCTATGTTCCCGCAGCGGTTGCAATGCTCGATCGAGATATGCGGTATGTGCAAGTCAGCGATCGATGGGCCTTGGAGTACCGGATGGACCGCTCACAATTCGAGGGAAACTCACACTACGACTTATTTCCGGATATTCCCGATCGCTGGAAAGAGGTCCATCGCCGCTGCCTCGCTGGAGAGACCATGCGTTCGGAAGAAGATCGATGGGTTCACCAGGATGGCCAGGTCAGTTGGTTGCGTTGGGAGATCAGGCCCTGGGGAGGTCAGGATCATAAGCCTGCTGGAATCCTGATCTTTACAGAAGACATCACCGCGCGCAAAGAGCTCGAGGAGTCCCTGCGCGAGAGCGAAGAAACCGTCCGAACGCTGCTGGATACCGCGGCACAGGCAATCATTGCCATTGATAGCGACGGTACGATCGTGCTTGCCAATCGGCAGGCCGGCAAGATGTTTGGCTATGGTCAAGGCGAGCTGATCGGCAGGCAGCTTGAAACCCTGGTCCCCGTGAGGCTCCGCCATCTGCATCAATCACGTCGGCAGGACTTTAATATGTATCCCGCGAGCCGTGTTATGGGATCAGATCTGGACCTCCTGGGATTACGCAAAGATGGCGCGGAGTTTCCAATCGAGGTGAGTCTCAGCGGTGTCCACACCAAGCGAGGGTTGCTCGCAGTAAGCTTCGTCTCCGATATCACTGCACGCAAGACCGCTGAATCTGCGTTGCGTGAGAGCGAGCAGAGACTTCGTGCACTGGCGGCACGCCTCCTCTCTGCGCAGGAAGAAGACCGTCGAAACCTGGCACGAGAACTCCACGATGACATTACCCAGCAGCTGGCACTTCTCTCCATCGAACTAGGGCGGCTGGGAACTGAGTTTCCTGAGGAAGCGCTACATCGCAAACGGATCGAAGCGCTGCAGCAGCAGGCTTCGCGCGTTTCGTCCGAAGTGCGCCGGATCTCACACGGGCTTCATCCTTCCGTCATTACCGATTTCGGCCTCAGCATTGCGCTCGAGGAGTTTTGCGGTGAGTTCGAGAGAGGACACGGAATTACGGTCGTTTTCGATGGTCTGGTGGAAGACTCCTGCCTGACCGATACGGAGGCAGCGTGTCTTTATCGCATCGCGCAGGAGAGTCTCCGTAATGCGCTCATACATGGACAGGCAAAGAAGATCTGGGTTACGTTGCAGGCCGCCGGCGATATGTTTGAGCTCAAGGTGCAGGACAACGGCGTTGGCTTCTCCGTGGAGTCCCGGCGAAGCAGGGCCGGCCTGGGAATCCTGGGCATGACCGAGCGCATTCGCCTGGTCAACGGAACACTCGATATTACTTCCAGGCCGGGGCATGGAACCTCTGTCACGGCCACTGTACCTTTGCACGGAGATTGGCGCCATGAAAGCCAGAATTCTTCTCGCCGATGA
- a CDS encoding response regulator — translation MKARILLADDHSLVLDGIRRLLENQHHVIGSAADGQSLVREALRLRPEIVILDVTMPVLNGIDAAREIRKVLPKTKLVFISMHSNPVYVRKAIEAGGVAYVLKSGASEELLNAIQIARSGGKYFSPALDQSIVTEVTERSDQASQTVLELTGRQRQILQLIVEGKQNKEIADALYISVRTVEFHRARLMSRLGARSVADLTRFAVQEGIIAPTDGLS, via the coding sequence ATGAAAGCCAGAATTCTTCTCGCCGATGATCATTCGTTGGTTCTCGATGGCATTCGACGGCTGCTGGAGAACCAGCACCACGTTATCGGTTCCGCAGCTGATGGGCAGAGTCTCGTTCGAGAGGCTCTGCGGCTTCGGCCGGAGATCGTGATTCTGGATGTGACCATGCCGGTCCTGAACGGTATCGATGCCGCACGGGAGATACGAAAGGTCCTTCCAAAAACCAAGCTGGTTTTTATCAGCATGCACTCCAATCCGGTCTATGTGCGCAAGGCAATCGAAGCAGGCGGAGTGGCGTATGTCTTGAAATCCGGCGCCTCAGAGGAACTTCTCAACGCGATCCAGATTGCTCGAAGCGGAGGTAAGTACTTTTCTCCGGCTTTGGATCAGAGCATTGTTACGGAGGTGACGGAACGCTCGGATCAAGCGTCACAAACTGTTTTAGAGCTTACGGGCAGGCAACGCCAGATCCTTCAGCTCATCGTAGAAGGCAAACAAAATAAAGAGATTGCAGACGCTCTCTATATCTCTGTAAGAACGGTCGAATTCCATCGTGCGCGCCTGATGTCTCGCCTTGGGGCGCGGAGTGTCGCCGATCTGACGCGGTTTGCCGTGCAGGAGGGCATCATTGCTCCGACCGATGGTTTGTCTTAG